One genomic region from Vitis riparia cultivar Riparia Gloire de Montpellier isolate 1030 chromosome 17, EGFV_Vit.rip_1.0, whole genome shotgun sequence encodes:
- the LOC117904045 gene encoding uncharacterized protein LOC117904045 → MESTSLSSPTLGTLPFPPVRSCRKTHVRKVVAASTGKSGPDYGGKLVDEDMIVLRMRIREMKMLETSESPPSDWMEWEKRYYDHYNEDVCEAVGLLQSYLMNIRPSLALGFLALIALSVPISTAVVSLHAIEMARGILSGVHLS, encoded by the coding sequence ATGGAATCAACCTCCCTCTCTTCTCCTACCCTCGGCACCTTGCCTTTTCCTCCTGTGCGGTCTTGCCGGAAAACACATGTGAGGAAGGTCGTTGCGGCGAGTACGGGAAAAAGTGGACCAGATTATGGAGGCAAGCTGGTGGATGAAGACATGATTGTGCTGAGAATGCGCATTCGGGAAATGAAGATGTTGGAGACGAGTGAATCACCCCCATCGGATTGGATGGAGTGGGAGAAGCGATATTATGATCATTACAATGAAGATGTATGCGAAGCAGTGGGGTTGCTGCAATCTTACTTGATGAATATTAGGCCCAGTTTGGCTTTAGGGTTTTTGGCACTTATCGCATTAAGTGTGCCAATATCCACTGCAGTGGTCAGTCTTCATGCCATAGAGATGGCTAGGGGTATTCTATCTGGGGTTCATCTAAGCTGA